A single Marinobacter sp. es.042 DNA region contains:
- a CDS encoding carboxylate--amine ligase, which yields MDSVLGTETPKDPNKGYIALLGWSINAIKAAQKFDRRYIVVAPDWAADFCTANNIPFIPWDFVRLNDRSMEIAEKLKAEGVDVAIPLFEETVEWSGAINSVLLNNPRMYGQSILFRDKALMKRRAQLGGIRVGIFEEAHEKDDIIRFMKRVNQTLLKLDGDPDDPIHVKAFDKAGCLGHRMIRTLEEIDTIPDEEYPLLMESHLSGWEFAVEAWIHDGKIKFLNISEYVTLGYSVFVPATKELESWREAITKQIELLVKTFDIQFGLIHPEYFVTSDGTMYFGEVAYRPPGFKAFELIERAYGFNAYQASMLVFDPKSTKEEVDAFFPREVVDAKGYAGCFGVYPRRRVVSKLEMPKECIEHPYFESHELVAPAEETVPDRSAFGTHWGLVFFFGDDPINMRDLLKSQEELDFYV from the coding sequence ATGGACTCGGTTCTCGGAACGGAAACACCCAAGGACCCAAACAAGGGCTATATTGCCCTTCTGGGCTGGAGTATTAATGCGATCAAGGCGGCTCAGAAGTTCGATCGTCGCTATATCGTGGTTGCCCCGGATTGGGCTGCCGATTTTTGCACGGCCAACAATATTCCCTTTATCCCCTGGGATTTTGTTCGCCTGAACGATCGGTCCATGGAAATCGCTGAAAAGCTGAAAGCCGAAGGCGTGGACGTCGCAATCCCATTGTTCGAGGAAACGGTGGAATGGTCAGGCGCGATCAACTCTGTTCTTCTGAATAATCCGCGTATGTACGGTCAATCCATTCTGTTCCGGGACAAGGCGCTGATGAAACGTCGGGCCCAGCTTGGTGGTATTCGCGTCGGGATTTTCGAAGAAGCCCACGAAAAGGATGACATCATTCGCTTCATGAAGCGGGTTAACCAGACGCTGCTCAAACTGGATGGTGATCCTGACGATCCTATTCACGTAAAGGCCTTCGATAAAGCCGGTTGCCTGGGTCACCGCATGATCCGCACGCTGGAAGAAATCGATACGATTCCGGACGAGGAATACCCCTTGCTCATGGAAAGTCACCTGAGTGGCTGGGAATTCGCCGTTGAGGCCTGGATCCACGATGGCAAAATCAAGTTTCTGAATATTTCAGAGTACGTCACCCTGGGTTACTCGGTGTTTGTTCCTGCCACGAAGGAACTTGAAAGCTGGCGCGAAGCTATCACCAAGCAGATCGAGTTGCTGGTCAAAACATTTGATATCCAGTTCGGCCTGATTCATCCGGAGTACTTCGTGACCAGCGACGGCACCATGTACTTTGGCGAAGTTGCGTATCGTCCACCAGGGTTCAAGGCCTTCGAATTGATTGAACGCGCGTATGGATTCAATGCCTACCAGGCTTCCATGCTGGTGTTTGATCCCAAGAGCACCAAGGAAGAGGTGGATGCCTTCTTCCCCCGCGAAGTGGTCGATGCCAAAGGTTATGCCGGCTGCTTTGGTGTGTATCCGAGACGCCGCGTGGTGAGCAAGCTGGAAATGCCCAAAGAGTGCATTGAGCATCCTTACTTCGAGTCTCACGAGCTGGTGGCCCCTGCCGAGGAAACAGTTCCGGACCGATCCGCTTTCGGTACTCACTGGGGGCTTGTGTTCTTCTTCGGTGACGACCCGATCAATATGCGGGATCTTCTGAAATCCCAGGAGGAGCTGGACTTCTACGTCTAG